One Clupea harengus chromosome 11, Ch_v2.0.2, whole genome shotgun sequence DNA window includes the following coding sequences:
- the LOC105893967 gene encoding zinc finger protein 516 → MNPRDSAQEVAVEGPLGLEQADDGSKALSFDCNVCGRSFPFQSSLSQHMRRHTGVRPYKCPYCDHRASQKGNLKVHIRSHKLGVLIKPDPDDSEEVDESEEASGEGSVSEGLEGGNSPTKSSSACNRVLNGTGDDRGAKVASRGVKRERSVDTTRLLCCRLCGHEVHREDQLLSHIEKAHITADVEDDASPTEQEAQVEPEAEDFTCDTCGQVFTQAWLLKSHVKKHTAELEHRCRVCGRGFREAWFLKSHMKTHAGAKATGRGRPRSTDYSDPPATINDVTQDPEVTAASGAVCLYEICSKCGNLFHNRESLRAHSRVHSKQTRNQALQHNHAADEDSPAAKRRLLDYLCLRPMEERPKEEQQGSLGKRVSELDPVCSYQAWQLAKRGRLGEPVEYGVNLEESLVGATVTYDRESSRYVLAGQERKSGRRGSSGGPGVGGGQSSPDHSPSDSEYRPSSRQERRRSTQSRSHECFECGKEFRSRHQLSVHERLHRREGRGSGGDADSRSPSRPGTPQNDSLSETTRAKQGPGAATEDKPYVCSLCDFIGPDSSAFIAHLRQVHPEPSLAQEPVAPKSGRARRPSVSISSRSRSRSRSRSRSSSARRPSVSISSGSRSSSDGAPSSYPKLKHALLRGASHSPSPSRSPSEEHPPPPNAVTATHARPLALAPVCEVAVDLCVRADGVRGAASASASASADTDTDTDTDTTPEGLPSHLCSYCAHSTRYPEVLWIHQMIAHRLNSSALVPKWAQKGATGGGSKKGSESQRRTGPPPALKGKECPPLSANVRSSRTRPPTNLSGSGSSSSQKRDRPSSSSSSSSSSSSPSTAQPRPGTSAAGKTPRTVSRQRAAPEDEPPSSHSRPRVDLYPRVASAGALEKNAGAPHSATSSSTTTPSTSPRPGARMADRYLLPQEGLGFMLSSKHGLSEYGRPKSSSPSPQTIKAKPASRGQPAHPTITATTTASHLYGASQPHGGAALLGLGSPSVLRSGEAKQETLAAGVPDSLDIRSFLKNYNSHELASLYHRWGMTTPLMEHTGLLRSLARQGEYVCQECGKSFSQPSHLRTHMRSHTGERPFRCLLCPYRASQKGNLKTHVQSVHHVPFNNALHLDAAHTKAGQCAGEVHTPTHPQRPPPTASRSDPSQPLTRPGHREIRPGAESLGMNPGTLEANY, encoded by the exons ATGAACCCTAGAGACAGCGCGCAGGAAGTGGCGGTCGAGGGACCCCTCGGGTTGGAGCAGGCGGACGACGGCAGCAAGGCCCTGTCGTTTGACTGCAACGTCTGCGGCCGCAGCTTCCCCTTCCAGAGCTCGCTGTCGCAGCACATGCGGCGTCACACGGGGGTGCGCCCTTACAAGTGCCCCTACTGCGACCACCGCGCCTCCCAGAAGGGCAACCTGAAGGTGCACATCCGCAGCCACAAACTGGGCGTGCTCATCAAGCCCGATCCCGACGACAGCGAGGAGGTGGACGAATCGGAAGAAGCCTCAGGGGAAGGCAGTGTCTCCGAGGGACTCGAGGGTGGGAACAGCCCCACCAAAAGCAGCTCGGCTTGCAACAGGGTGCTGAACGGCACGGGGGACGACCGGGGGGCGAAGGTGGCAAGTCGGGGCGTGAAACGGGAGAGGAGTGTGGACACCACGAGGCTGTTGTGCTGCCGGCTTTGCGGGCACGAAGTACATCGCGAAGACCAGCTTCTCAGCCACATCGAGAAGGCCCACATCACCGCCGATGTGGAAGACGATGCATCCCCGACCGAACAGGAGGCACAGGTGGAGCCCGAGGCGGAGGACTTTACCTGCGACACGTGTGGCCAGGTGTTCACCCAGGCCTGGCTCCTGAAGTCCCACGTGAAGAAGCACACGGCTGAGCTGGAGCACCGCTGCAGGGTGTGCGGACGGGGCTTCCGGGAAGCCTGGTTCCTCAAGAGCCACATGAAGACGCACGCCGGGGCCAAGGCAACGGGTCGAGGTCGGCCACGGAGCACCGACTACTCCGATCCCCCAGCCACCATCAATGACGTGACGCAGGACCCTGAAGTCACAGCTGCCTCGGGTGCCGTCTGCCTGTACGAGATCTGCTCCAAGTGTGGGAACCTCTTCCACAACCGCGAGAGTCTGCGGGCCCACAGTCGTGTCCACAGCAAACAGACCCGTAACCAGGCATTACAACACAACCATGCTGCTGACGAAGACTCACCTGCAGCTAAGAGGCGACTCCTGGACTACCTTTGCCTCCGACCTATGGAGGAAAGACCcaaggaggagcagcaggggtCCTTGGGCAAGAGGGTTTCCGAGTTGGACCCTGTGTGCAGCTACCAGGCCTGGCAGCTGGCTAAAAGGGGTCGGTTGGGGGAGCCTGTGGAATACGGTGTCAACTTGGAAGAGTCCCTTGTAGGCGCCACTGTGACCTACGACCGGGAGAGTAGCCGCTACGTGTTGGCGGGGCAAGAGAGGAAGTCAGGTCGCCGTGGAAGCTCCGGAGGCCCAGGGGTCGGGGGAGGCCAGTCGTCACCTGACCACAGCCCTAGTGACTCGGAATATCGTCCCTCATCCCGGCAGGAGAGGCGGCGGTCGACCCAGAGCCGCTCGCACGAGTGCTTCGAGTGCGGGAAGGAGTTCCGCAGCCGGCACCAGCTGAGCGTGCACGAGCGGTTGCACCGCAGAGAGGGGCGTGGCTCAGGAGGCGACGCTGACTCACGGTCTCCCAGCAGACCCGGCACTCCACAGAATGACAGCCTCAGTGAGACGACCAGAGCCAAGCAGGGCCCAGGAGCCGCCACAG AGGACAAGCCATACGTCTGCAGCCTGTGCGACTTCATCGGCCCCGACTCCTCCGCCTTCATCGCTCACCTGCGTCAGGTGCACCCGGAGCCCAGCCTGGCCCAGGAACCCGTGGCCCCCAAGAGCGGGAGAGCCCGCCGCCCTTCCGTCAGCATCTCCAGCCGCAGTCGCAGTCGCAGtcgcagccgcagccgcagcagcagcgccCGCCGGCCCTCCGTCAGCATCTCCAGtggcagccgcagcagcagcgacGGGGCCCCCAGCAGCTACCCCAAGCTGAAGCACGCTCTCCTCCGGGGggcctcccactctccctcccccagcCGCTCCCCTTCGGAGGAGCACCCCCCGCCGCCCAATGCCGTCACGGCCACCCACGCCCGACCCCTGGCCCTGGCGCCTGTCTGCGAGGTCGCCGTGGACCTGTGTGTGCGGGCCGACGGGGTCCGCGGTGcagcctccgcctccgcctccgcctccgccgacaccgacaccgacaccgacaccgacaccACACCCGAGGGTCTGCCCAGCCACCTCTGCTCATACTGCGCCCACAGTACCCGCTACCCAGAGGTGCTGTGGATACACCAGATGATCGCCCACCGGCTCAACAGCAGCGCCCTGGTGCCCAAGTGGGCACAGAAGGGTGCCACCGGCGGTGGCAGCAAGAAGGGTTCGGAGTCGCAGAGACGCACAGGCCCTCCGCCAGCCCTGAAGGGCAAAGAGTGCCCCCCGCTCTCCGCCAATGTCCGTTCATCGCGCACGCGCCCCCCCACGAACTTGAGCgggagcggcagcagcagcagccagaaaAGAGACAGACCTTCTTCGTCAtcttcgtcctcctcctcctcgtcatcGCCTTCCACCGCTCAGCCTCGACCGGGCACCTCTGCGGCCGGCAAGACCCCCAGGACCGTGAGCCGCCAGCGGGCCGCGCCGGAGGACGagcccccttcctctcactcacgGCCCCGGGTGGACCTCTACCCGCGGGTCGCCTCGGCCGGAGCCCTGGAGAAGAACGCCGGCGCCCCCCACAgcgccaccagcagcagcaccaccacccccagcaCGAGCCCCAGGCCCGGGGCCCGTATGGCAGACAGATACCTCCTCCCGCAGGAAGGGCTGGGCTTCATGCTGTCCAGCAAGCACGGCCTCAGCGAGTACGGCCGCCCCAAGAGCTCCTCGCCGTCCCCCCAGACCATCAAAGCCAAACCGGCCAGTCGTGGCCAGCCTGCACACCCCACCATCACAGCCACTACCACCGCGAGCCACCTGTATGGAGCCTCCCAACCACACGGGGGCGCTGCACTCCTGGGGCTGGGGTCCCCCTCGGTCCTACGCTCAGGGGAGGCGAAGCAGGAGACGTTGGCAGCAGGGGTACCAGACTCGCTGGATATTCGGAGTTTCTTGAAGAACTACAACTCCCATGAGCTGGCCTCACTGTACCACCGCTGGGGCATGACAACCCCACTAATGGAGCATACAG gcttgcTCAGGTCACTGGCCAGGCAAGGGGAGTATGTGTGCCAGGAGTGTGGGAAGAGCTTCAGTCAGCCCAgtcacctgcgcacacacatgcgctcgcACACAG GGGAGAGACCGTTCCGCTGCCTCCTCTGCCCGTACCGAGCCTCTCAGAAAGGGAATCTGAAGACGCACGTCCAGAGCGTCCACCACGTGCCCTTCAACAACGCCCTTCACCTGGACGCCGCGCACACCAAGGCGGGCCAGTGTGCGGGCGAGgtccacacccccacccatcccCAGCGCCCCCCACCAACAGCAAGCCGGTCAGACCCCTCCCAGCCACTGACGAGACCGGGACACAGGGAAATACGTCCAGGAGCGGAGAGTCTTGGAATGAACCCAGGAACCTTGGAAGCCAATTACTAA